The Arachis duranensis cultivar V14167 chromosome 2, aradu.V14167.gnm2.J7QH, whole genome shotgun sequence genome has a window encoding:
- the LOC107472536 gene encoding phragmoplastin DRP1E, giving the protein MATMESLIGLVNRIQRACTVLGDYGGADNNAFSSLWEALPSVAVVGGQSSGKSSVLESIVGRDFLPRGSGIVTRRPLVLQLHQVEGDAQDYAEFLHMPGRKLTDFALVRKEIQDETDRLTGKTKQISPVPIHLSIYSPKVVNLTLVDLPGLTKVAVEGQQESIVQDIENMVRSYIEKPNCIILAISPANQDIATSDAIKIAREVDPSGERTFGVLTKLDLMDKGTNALDVLEGRSYRLQHPWVGIVNRSQADINRNVDMIFSRRKEREYFATSPEYGHLAHKMGSEYLAKLLSQYLESVIRAQIPSIISLINKTIEELEAEMDRIGRPISMDAGAQLYTILDLCRAFERIFKEHLDGGRAGGDRIYNVFDNQLPAALRKLPFDRHLSLQNVKKVVSEADGYQPHLIAPEQGYRRLIEGALSYFRGPAEASVDAVHYVLKELVRKSIAETEELKRFPTLQAELAAATNEALERFREESKKATLRLVDMESSYLTVEFFRKLPQEVERAGNPPNSANPPSSTKSANPAAPDGDRYAAPNVDRYGEGHFRRIGSNVLSYIGMVSDTLKNTIPKAVVYCQVREAKLALLNRFYVQMGKKEAEQLLNLLDEDPALMERRKQCAKRLELYKAARDEIDSVSWAR; this is encoded by the exons ATGGCGACGATGGAGAGCTTGATTGGTTTGGTTAACAGAATTCAGAGAGCTTGCACCGTTCTCGGCGATTATGGCGGCGCTGACAACAACGCCTTCTCTTCTCTCTGGGAAGCTCTTCCCTCAGTAGCCGTGGTTGGTGGCCAg AGTTCAGGAAAGTCTTCGGTTCTTGAGAGCATTGTTGGCCGTGACTTTCTGCCTAGAGGATCAG GGATTGTGACAAGGCGTCCATTGGTGTTGCAGCTTCATCAGGTGGAAGGTGATGCACAAGACTATGCTGAGTTTCTTCACATGCCTGGGAGAAAGTTAACCGATTTTG CTCTAGTGCGTAAGGAAATTCAGGATGAAACTGACAGATTGACAGGAAAGACGAAACAAATATCCCCTGTTCCGATTCATCTTAGCATTTATTCTCCAAAAG TTGTCAACCTAACTTTGGTTGATCTGCCAGGGTTGACTAAAGTTGCTGTAG AAGGACAGCAGGAGAGTATTGTTCAAGACATTGAAAATATGGTCCGATCTTACATTGAGAAg CCTAATTGTATTATACTGGCAATATCTCCGGCCAATCAAGATATAGCAACTTCTGATGCTATTAAAATTGCAAGGGAAGTGGACCCATCAG GTGAGAGAACATTTGGAGTGTTGACAaagctggatttgatggacAAAGGAACTAATGCATTGGAt GTCCTTGAAGGAAGATCCTATCGTCTGCAACATCCTTGGGTTGGTATAGTAAATCGATCCCAAGCTGATATCAATAGAAACGTTGATATGATTTTTTCTAGGCGCAAGGAGCGAGAGTATTTTGCCACCAGTCCTGAGTATGGACACTTGGCACATAAAATGGGTTCAGAATACCTTGCAAAACTTCTCTCTCAG tACTTGGAGTCGGTAATTAGGGCACAGATACCTAGTATTATATCTTTGATAAACAAAACCATCGAAGAGCTGGAAGCAGAGATGGATCGTATTGGGAGACCAATTTCTATGGATGCTGGG gcTCAACTATACACCATCCTCGACCTCTGCCGTGCATTTGAACGGATATTCAAGGAGCATTTAGATGGAGG GCGGGCAGGAGGAGACAGGATATACAATGTCTTTGACAATCAGCTTCCTGCTGCTCTACGGAAACTACCATTTGACCGACATCTTTCTCTTCAGAATGTGAAGAAAGTGGTGTCAGAAGCTGATGGTTACCAGCCTCACTTAATTGCCCCAGAGCAAGGGTACCGGCGCCTGATTGAAGGGGCTCTGAGTTACTTCAGAGGTCCAGCTGAGGCATCAGTTGATGCA GTTCACTATGTCTTGAAAGAACTTGTGAGGAAATCAATAGCTGAAACCGAG GAACTAAAGCGTTTTCCAACTCTTCAAGCCGAATTAGCTGCTGCTACAAATGAGGCTTTAGAGAGGTTCCGTGAAGAGAGTAAGAAGGCAACTCTACGGCTTGTGGATATGGAGTCTTCATATCTCACTGTGGAGTTCTTCCGGAAACTTCCTCAGGAAGTGGAGAGAGCTGGAAATCCACCTAATTCAGCTAATCCACCTAGTTCAACTAAATCCGCTAATCCAGCTGCACCCGATGGGGATCGGTATGCTGCCCCAAATGTCGATCGTTATGGAGAGGGTCATTTCCGGAGGATTGGATCAAACGTGTTATCTTATATTGGTATGGTGTCAGACACACTCAAGAACACAATTCCAAAGGCGGTGGTTTATTGTCAAGTTAGAGAAGCAAAGCTGGCATTGCTAAACCGTTTCTATGTACAAATGGGGAAGAAAGAG GCTGAACAGCTATTAAATTTGTTAGATGAAGATCCTGCGTTGATGGAGAGGAGAAAACAGTGTGCTAAAAGGCTCGAACTATATAAGGCAGCAAGGGACGAAATTGATTCTGTTTCTTGGGCAAGATGA
- the LOC107472553 gene encoding F-box protein SKIP23, producing MCCSSPSRYILAIIYGSNYKIAYCNSATWVELPDDKQSYCDIVFSSNYLYALTQDGSVEVWNICGQIPKRLILLTPTAEANYKEEKPYLENNFSRNLYLVVSAEEILLVTRFIGNFVNDDGLVIEEGDLLSSEDTQPLICPYRTKYFSVYKLDIEDKRWKKMRSLHDKVLFLGANESVSMDAKACLGCEANSIYFTDDRWEEMTLDYMYGGHDWGVFNLQEKCVKSLMQCANRIDPPPIWVVL from the coding sequence ATGTGTTGTTCCTCTCCTTCAAGATACATTCTTGCCATCATATATGGTTCCAACTACAAGATTGCTTATTGCAATTCTGCAACTTGGGTTGAGCTCCCTGATGATAAGCAATCTTATTGTGACATTGTGTTCAGCAGCAACTATCTTTATGCCTTGACACAAGATGGTTCTGTTGAAGTTTGGAATATTTGTGGACAAATTCCTAAAAGATTGATTCTTTTAACACCAACTGCGGAGGCTAATTATAAAGAGGAAAAACCatatttagaaaataatttctcaAGAAATTTATACTTAGTGGTATCTGCCGAAGAAATCTTGCTGGTGACAAGATTTATTGGGAATTTTGTGAATGATGACGGGTTGGTAATAGAAGAAGGAGATCTTTTATCATCTGAGGATACACAACCATTGATTTGTCCTTATAGAACAAAGTATTTTAGTGTTTATAAACTTGATATTGAAGACAAGAGATGGAAAAAGATGAGATCTTTACATGATAAAGTTCTGTTCTTGGGTGCTAATGAGTCTGTATCAATGGATGCTAAAGCTTGCTTGGGGTGTGAAGCAAACTCAATCTATTTCACAGATGATAGGTGGGAAGAGATGACTTTGGACTACATGTATGGTGGACATGATTGGGGTGTTTTCAATCTTCAAGAGAAATGTGTTAAGAGCCTCATGCAATGTGCAAATAGGATTGATCCTCCACCAATTTGGGTAGTTCTATAG